From Paenarthrobacter sp. A20:
GGCACTCCGCAGCGATTAGCTTCCAGTAGAACGCCGCCGTCCCATGTCCAAACACCATGTCAAGCAAAGAGCAGCGAAAGCCGCCACCCCCGGACAGCCGACCGAAGGTCCCCTGACCCACGAAGAACTGCAACTTTCAGGGCGGAACCATTCCATGCCGCTGGAAGCCCTGCACGACGACATCACGCCGGCAGGCCTTCATTACTTACTCATCCATTTCGACATTCCGCACGTTTCCGTTGAGACATGGAGGCTGCGGTTGGGCGGGGCTGTTGAACACGGTCTTGATTTGAGTCTTGAGGACATCAAAGCCAGACCGGCTGTCACCCTGCCTGTGACCATGGAATGCGCAGGCAACGGGAGGTCGCTCCTGGCACCGCGACCCCTGAGCCAGCCTTGGGTCCTTGGTGCGGTGGGCACAGCCGAGTGGACCGGAACTCCCTTGGCACCCCTGCTGGAGGAGGCAGGGTTGGCGAGTGACGCCGTCGAACTTGTCTTTACCGGTGCCGACAACGGTATCCAAGGCGGCGTCGAAGAGCCGTATGCCCGCAGCCTGACCGTCGCTGAGGCGATGCATCCCGAAGTGATGCTGGTCTACGCCATGAACGGGAATCCCCTGCCGATCCAGCACGGATTCCCCCTGCGGCTGCTGGTGCCGGGTTGGTACGGCATGGCGAGCGTGAAGTGGTTGACGTCGATTGAAGCCGTGACATCCCGGTTCATGGGGTTCCAGCAGGCGGTCGCTTACCACTATCTGCAAGGTCCCGACGGCCCAGGCCTGCCCGTGACGCACATCCGTGTTCGCTCGCTGATGATTCCTCCCGGGATTCCTGATTTCTTCACCCGACGCCGCATCGTTGACGCCGGTCCCGTAATGCTGCACGGCCGCGCGTGGTCCGGACACGGCGAAGTGGAACGGGTGGAGGTGGGGATCGACGGCGAATGGATGCCTGCACATGTAGATCCGCCGCTGGGTGATTTCGCGTGGCGGTCGTGGTCCATGGTGTGGGTAGCCAGTGCGGGCGAGCATGTGCTGCGCTGCCGGGCGATGGATACCTCGGGCGCACTGCAGCCCACCGACCAGGTGTGGAATTACCAAGGCATCGGGAACAACATGGCGCAGCGTGTTGAGGTGACGGTGCGGTAGGTGTCTTTTGGGGATCTGCCGCGCTGCTTTCCGGCGTTCTCGCCTGCCCGCTCCGCCGCGGTTAGACTCGTTCCAATCATGAGCATCCCGTCTTCTTCCCCAGCCAACGTCCGAGTCGACGCCTGGTTGTGGGCGATACGCGCCTACAAGACCCGCTCCGCTGCCACGGCCGCCTGCCGTGCCGGGCACATCCGCATCAACGGAAACCCGGTGAAGGCTTCGCAAAGCGTGATCATCGGCGACACCATCCGGGTCCGCGAATCCGGGTGGGAACGGATCTTCGAGGTGCGGCGCCTGATCGCCAAGCGCGTCGGAGCCGAAGCCGCCTCCCACTGCTTCACCGACCACACTCCCCCGCGCCCCGTCGCCCCCAAACTCGGACTCCCCCAACGCGACCGCGGCGCTGGCCGACCCACCAAGAAGGACCGTAGGGATATGGAGAAGCTGCGGGGGTAGGTTGTGGTGGCGGGCACTTATCCACAGGCCGCCATTTCTGACATGAAACCTTCTCCGACCCCGGCCTAGACTGACCGGCACACCGCCAAACAGCTGCTGGGGAGCCTGTCATGCCACGCCTTTCGTCTGCCACTTTTCGTATCTTGAATGCCGGGAAACTGGTCACGGGAGTGGCATTGGCGCTCCTTCTCAGCGGTTGTCAGGGCGTTTCCACGCCCAGCGCCTCACCCTCAGAAACAAGTTCGACGACGGCGTCGCCCACCACGAGCGCTACGGTCCCGGCGGCTTCGGCTACTCCTTCAGCGGCGGCCGCGTACAAGCCCGCGGATGCCAAGGGAAAGGCACAGAATGTGCCGGTTCCCGTGATGCCCGACCTGGCGAAGGAGAACTCGAAGGTTGGGCTGGAGGCGTTTATTGGGTACTACTATGCCCAGTTGAGCTACAGCTACGAAACCGGGTCAACAGAACAATTAGCGCCCCTTAGTAGTCCCACCTGCACCCTATGTACTTCCCTCCGCAAAGGCATTGAGGCTGGTTGGCAAGACGGTCGGTGGATCGCCGGGGCCACAATCAGATCGGCAACGGTTGAAACTACCTTTGATCTATCCGCGTCAACTCAAGTCGCCGCCGTGCAGGTCATCCAGGAGCCAATCGAAATCAGGGATAAAGAAGGATCTCTGTATCAGGAGCCGACAGTTGCAACGAACTCCGCGAGTCGAGCGGAGCTGCGGTTTGCGGATCAGCGCTGGCTACTGGTCGACCTTGGTCTGATCCGTTAGTCCATGCATAAATTCACGCGAAGCATCAGCGTTCTTATGATTTCTGTCTGCATGTCATTTCTGTTTCAGAGCGCACTCGCCGAAGCGAAAGAGCCAAAAATTGACATCGGCTACGTCGAGAATGGTTTGGAACTGGCCGGCACTCAATGGACAAGGGACCCCGTCACCGGCGAGTTCATTCCGAAAATCGACGGTTCGCCGGCCGCCGAGGACCCGAACCAGTACATGGCTGACGTTCACTGCCGGTCTGGCGGAACGGATACACCAGACAAGGGTTGCCTGACGATGGAATGCCCGGCCAAGACACCTGACGGAGAAGAAGGCACCCCGGTGATCTGGAGGCAGGCACCGAAATCCATCACTAGTCCCACATGGACGGACTACCCAGCCGTCAGCGGACCGACGTGCCTATACGACCCTGAACCTGAGAACGTCCTGGCCAACATCGCCGCCCGCATCCTCACCGACTTCCGACAACTACCCGTCAGCCCCGGAACCCTCGAAGCCCAGCCGTTCCCGCACACCCTCAAAGGCGGCCCCACCAACTTCTACGCCACCGCTGGAGAGCAAGGCTTCGACGTCACCATCCTCGGCCAAGCCGTCCACCTGACGGCAACACCGGCGAGCTACACCTACGCCTTCGGCGACGGAACAACCCTCGGACCAACACCGGTGGCCGGCTACTCCATCCCCGAGGCAGAGTGGCTCAGCAACAAGACGCGCACCAGCCACATCTACACCGAAACAGGCAACTACCAAGCCACCCTCACGGCAAGCTTCACCGGCACCTACTCCGTCAACAACGGCCCACCACTACCCATCAACGGAACACTCGACATCACCACACCGGCCAAAACCATCCACGTCTGGAAAACAGAAAGAGCACTCGTAGCCGACACCTGCCAGGAAAACCCCAAGTCATGGGGCTGCCCCGGCGCAGAGAGCGGATAACCCGTGAGCGGCTCGGCGGAGCTTAGGAGAACCAGGTGTCCGGAGGGCCCATGAACAGCAGGAAGCTAAACACTGCGCCCACGGCCACGAGTGTCACAACAACGGCAAGGATGGGATTCCTCAACACCCAGGCCTGGGCTTTTTCGAATCCTCCCTTAGGCGCATCGCCACCGGCGGCCAAGCGCCAGTCGCCGGCGAGGAGGCCGCGACGGTCGAGGGATTTCTCCATGGGGATGGTGGCGTAGGGAATGACAGCCGACGCAATGGCAAGGAGTCCTGTGCGGGTTGTCCACTTCTGGTTGATCCAGGTGAAAGCGGCAGTCGCTGCATAGCAAAGGAACACGAAGCCGTGGATGCCTCCGGCGATACTCACCCCCACGTCGGTGGTCCGCGTGACGTACTTGAGGAACAGCCCGATCAGCAACAACGTCCATGTCACGGCCTCGGCAAAAGCGACGGTACGGAACAAGGTGCGGGGCTGCATGGAAGTCCTCAGGTAGAAAACGGGAGACACATCCAATTTACCGTGGTGGACGGACTCTTGAGGAATCACCCGGTATGGGAAGCGCCTGCCGGTTGCGGATGCGGGAATCACCGAATTCGATGGCAACCGGAGCGATTTCGACCACGGGCTCGTGCCGCGTACGGGCTTTACCCACAGCAATATGTGGAACCCACCGCGGCGACCTATAGCCAAGGGCGGGTGAGCTCAGGATGAAGTCGTCAACGTTGTCGAGACCCAATTCGTCCAGCAAAAGGTGCAGACCCTGCAGCAAGAGAGCCTGATAGTCGTGAACTTCCAGCGGAACATCCACTTCGAGACCCATGACGCGTCCGCCGCCCAAAGGAATCAGCTTGTCTGACTTGCCTAAAAACGCGGCCAGGACGGGGATCTCCGTCAGCCAACTGGCAATTTCAGGAAGCACGTCCTCCGGCTTCGCTGCTCCCTTGGTCCACGCTGCGATGTCATGGGCCAGGTCGTCGAGAATCCCGACATGCAGCAGGGTCATATGTAAGCCCGAGGGATTTCGAAGCGAATCGACGAAGCGGTTAAGGCCCTCGTAGTCCGAGGCACCGGCCCCAACACGGAGAACGGGTACCTCAACGGTGACGCGAGGTCCATGCGGTTTGCTTCCAGTGGGGTTGCTGGCCGTCATGGTTGCCATTATGCGCCGGCCGCGAAGCAAGCGGGAGGCCGACGGCGGAACTCGGCTTCCGCCGTCGTGCGTTGTTCCTTACTTCTTGGAGCGGGCCTGGACCAGGTTGGCAAACGGAAGCCGACCGAAGGCCGCAATGAAATCAGCGTGGTAGGTCGCTTCGGCGGCATTGACTTCGCTTGCAGGAAGCTCCTTCCATGCAATCACCAAGTCCAAGGCATCACGCAGTTGCCAGATGAGCCGCGCGTCCCAGACAACGGTCGGACGTCCGCGGCCGTAATCCATGAACTCCTGGATCTGCTTGCGGAGCCCGCGGTTACCCTGGCTGCCGGCACTCGCTTTGCCGAGGTACACCACAGAAGCGTCCGGAATCCACTCTGCTTCCAGTGCTTCCCGTTTGAGGGAGGGGTCCTTCTTCTTGAACGTTCCGGCGGCGCTCTTGCTAAGGAACATGGGCTCGAAGTCGGCCGGGCGGAGGATCGCAAAGATGCCGGGTCCTTGGGGGATCCTCATGGGATCGAGTTCGTCGAGCGGCCGGAACCCGGTGAACCCGTCGTCGGTGAGGGACTTTCTGGTGAAGAGCATGGTCCATTGTGTCAAGGATGGGTGGTCGGGTGGATGGCCAAGGCGGCTTCCCGTACCGCTGTGCCGTATCCGGGAAGTCGGCGTACGGCGACATTTGCGAATGTCGCCGTACGGCGACAGAGGGCAGTACCAGCTTCCAAACCCTGAAGCGGTTCTTTCAGCGTTGACAGGCCCTTGTGACCCGTGCCATATTCAAAGCGTGAACCTGTCAGACAGCCGGACAGCCGGACAGCAAGAGCCCCAGGGTGCGCATATGCCCATCTCCCGCATCTCCGCAGCTGAAGCGGTCTTCGCGGCCCTGAGGCGAGCCATCGAGGGCGGCCAGTTCGATATCGGCACCAAGTTGAGCTCCGAAGCAACGCTCGCTGGTCAGTACGGCGTCAGCCGCTCCGTCATCCGGGAAGCGCTGAGGTCCTGCAACACGTTGGGCCTCACGGTCACCAAAACCGGCAAAGGCACGTTCATCGTGGCGAACAAGGTTGCTAACGACCTTACCTTGGGTCAGTACAGTGCACGGGATCTCAACGAGGCACGTCCGCACATCGAGATTCCGGCGGCCGGGCTCGCCGCCCAGCGCCGCACTGATGAGGAGCTGGAGCACCTCAAGGAAATCGTCCAGGAAATGCTCAGCGAGAACGACCCCGAAGCCTGGGTGAACCTGGACGCGAGCTTCCATTCAGCCGTGGCCCGCGCCAGCGGAAACCGGGTGTTCGCCAGCGTCGTCTCGGATATCCGTGAGGCACTGGCCCACCAGTCCGAAACCCTTAACCTCGTAGCAGACCGGCAACACCGCTCGGACGAGGAACACGTTGCCGTGCTCAACGCGATCGAAGCGGGCGACTCCGAAGCCGCAAGTAAAGCCATGGCCGCCCACCTGCAGGCCGTCAGCGTGGCACTGGACACGATCCTCAGCAAATGACACACCCCAAGGACACCATCACCATGCCCGTCCCCGAAGCAATGGCCACACCCCAGGCCTCCGCGCACCAAGCCCCCAAGCATGTCCCGCTCGTCGAGGTAACCCGCGACGGCTTGGTGGAGAGCATCCACTACGGTTCGCTGATCGCCCTGCGGAGCAACCGCACCACCGCAGTGGAGGCCGGCGAGCCTGACGCCCCGATGTACCCGCGTTCAAGCCTGAAACCATTGCAGGCCGTAGCCCTGCTCAAGGCCGGCTTGGATATCCCCCAAAACCTCTTGGCCCTCACGGCGGCCAGCCACTCCGGTGCGCAGATGCACCAGGCTGGCGCCACTGAAATCCTGAAGCTGCACGGCCTCACAGAAGCGGCTCTGGGTAACAGCACGGACCTCCCGTACGGCGTCCCCGAGCGCGAAGAGTGGCTCCGCCAGGGCAACGGCCCTACCCAAATCGCGCAAAACTGCTCCGGCAAGCACGCCTCCATGACTGCCGTGTGCGTCATCAACGGCTGGCCTGTGGAGGGGTACCTGCATCCCGAGCACCCGCTGCAGGTCCTGGTCCGCGACACCATCACCGAACTCACCGGGGAGGAA
This genomic window contains:
- a CDS encoding asparaginase: MTHPKDTITMPVPEAMATPQASAHQAPKHVPLVEVTRDGLVESIHYGSLIALRSNRTTAVEAGEPDAPMYPRSSLKPLQAVALLKAGLDIPQNLLALTAASHSGAQMHQAGATEILKLHGLTEAALGNSTDLPYGVPEREEWLRQGNGPTQIAQNCSGKHASMTAVCVINGWPVEGYLHPEHPLQVLVRDTITELTGEEAAAVSTDGCGTPLFAHSLHGMARAYGRLAAADESTDEGKVAHAMRRFPEMVAGEGRDVTALMRAVPGLLAKDGFEGLQLVGLPDGTGIAVKISDGGDRARMPVTVEVLRRLGVDGGSLDTLQSPPVLGGGLPVGELRVAQIFSN
- a CDS encoding RNA-binding S4 domain-containing protein; its protein translation is MSIPSSSPANVRVDAWLWAIRAYKTRSAATAACRAGHIRINGNPVKASQSVIIGDTIRVRESGWERIFEVRRLIAKRVGAEAASHCFTDHTPPRPVAPKLGLPQRDRGAGRPTKKDRRDMEKLRG
- a CDS encoding PKD domain-containing protein — encoded protein: MSFLFQSALAEAKEPKIDIGYVENGLELAGTQWTRDPVTGEFIPKIDGSPAAEDPNQYMADVHCRSGGTDTPDKGCLTMECPAKTPDGEEGTPVIWRQAPKSITSPTWTDYPAVSGPTCLYDPEPENVLANIAARILTDFRQLPVSPGTLEAQPFPHTLKGGPTNFYATAGEQGFDVTILGQAVHLTATPASYTYAFGDGTTLGPTPVAGYSIPEAEWLSNKTRTSHIYTETGNYQATLTASFTGTYSVNNGPPLPINGTLDITTPAKTIHVWKTERALVADTCQENPKSWGCPGAESG
- a CDS encoding DUF6318 family protein — encoded protein: MPVPVMPDLAKENSKVGLEAFIGYYYAQLSYSYETGSTEQLAPLSSPTCTLCTSLRKGIEAGWQDGRWIAGATIRSATVETTFDLSASTQVAAVQVIQEPIEIRDKEGSLYQEPTVATNSASRAELRFADQRWLLVDLGLIR
- a CDS encoding DUF3817 domain-containing protein, which codes for MQPRTLFRTVAFAEAVTWTLLLIGLFLKYVTRTTDVGVSIAGGIHGFVFLCYAATAAFTWINQKWTTRTGLLAIASAVIPYATIPMEKSLDRRGLLAGDWRLAAGGDAPKGGFEKAQAWVLRNPILAVVVTLVAVGAVFSFLLFMGPPDTWFS
- a CDS encoding sulfite oxidase — translated: MSKHHVKQRAAKAATPGQPTEGPLTHEELQLSGRNHSMPLEALHDDITPAGLHYLLIHFDIPHVSVETWRLRLGGAVEHGLDLSLEDIKARPAVTLPVTMECAGNGRSLLAPRPLSQPWVLGAVGTAEWTGTPLAPLLEEAGLASDAVELVFTGADNGIQGGVEEPYARSLTVAEAMHPEVMLVYAMNGNPLPIQHGFPLRLLVPGWYGMASVKWLTSIEAVTSRFMGFQQAVAYHYLQGPDGPGLPVTHIRVRSLMIPPGIPDFFTRRRIVDAGPVMLHGRAWSGHGEVERVEVGIDGEWMPAHVDPPLGDFAWRSWSMVWVASAGEHVLRCRAMDTSGALQPTDQVWNYQGIGNNMAQRVEVTVR
- a CDS encoding FadR/GntR family transcriptional regulator, which translates into the protein MNLSDSRTAGQQEPQGAHMPISRISAAEAVFAALRRAIEGGQFDIGTKLSSEATLAGQYGVSRSVIREALRSCNTLGLTVTKTGKGTFIVANKVANDLTLGQYSARDLNEARPHIEIPAAGLAAQRRTDEELEHLKEIVQEMLSENDPEAWVNLDASFHSAVARASGNRVFASVVSDIREALAHQSETLNLVADRQHRSDEEHVAVLNAIEAGDSEAASKAMAAHLQAVSVALDTILSK